A window of Pseudomonas mucidolens contains these coding sequences:
- a CDS encoding alpha/beta hydrolase family protein encodes MGKILRLLAFGAALVTASSVLALNPGSTPLPWNAPAERTRCTDPDSALWVEWARGEECIRYFAGASLDDAPVVIVMFHGDRNSEMHQAPEAIRGNTLAAKVRQAKALSKRAGVPLVIVARPGTYGSSGNHRQRRQVREFIALNGALDGLRKRYGIGQWVLLGHSGGATAVAALLTLGRDDVKCAVMTSGAFALVQRAQMIRQSRGLPSRPGRDTNGLLNPYDPTQHIDGIVPAPKRQLFVIGNVEDRVAPFVLQESFFQALIKAGHPAQLIKAKAVAPVFHQLRNDIGLKTAAGCAA; translated from the coding sequence ATGGGTAAAATTCTCCGGTTGCTGGCGTTCGGGGCAGCGCTTGTCACCGCTTCGAGCGTATTGGCGCTCAATCCTGGCTCGACACCGCTGCCCTGGAACGCCCCTGCTGAGCGGACGCGCTGTACCGACCCGGACTCTGCGCTGTGGGTCGAGTGGGCGCGGGGTGAGGAGTGCATCCGCTATTTTGCGGGAGCCTCCCTCGACGATGCGCCGGTGGTAATCGTCATGTTCCATGGCGATCGTAATAGCGAGATGCACCAGGCGCCTGAAGCCATTCGCGGTAACACACTGGCTGCCAAGGTGCGTCAGGCCAAGGCGTTGAGCAAGCGTGCTGGTGTACCGCTGGTGATCGTCGCGCGGCCCGGTACGTATGGCTCCAGTGGCAATCATCGGCAGCGGCGCCAGGTCCGCGAATTTATCGCCCTGAATGGCGCACTGGATGGGTTGCGCAAGCGTTATGGTATTGGTCAGTGGGTTTTGTTGGGCCACAGCGGTGGTGCTACCGCGGTGGCGGCGCTGTTGACCCTGGGGCGGGACGATGTGAAGTGCGCGGTGATGACTTCCGGTGCATTTGCCCTGGTGCAGCGTGCACAAATGATCCGCCAGAGCAGAGGCCTGCCGTCAAGGCCCGGGCGCGATACCAATGGATTGCTCAACCCTTACGATCCTACCCAGCATATCGATGGGATTGTCCCGGCACCCAAGCGGCAATTGTTCGTGATTGGTAACGTAGAGGACAGGGTTGCGCCCTTCGTGCTGCAGGAAAGCTTTTTCCAGGCGCTGATTAAGGCTGGGCATCCAGCGCAGTTGATCAAGGCTAAGGCCGTGGCGCCGGTCTTTCATCAACTGCGCAATGATATCGGACTGAAAACGGCCGCCGGCTGCGCAGCCTGA
- a CDS encoding HlyD family efflux transporter periplasmic adaptor subunit, producing MATEDESVGHYNDGIDDNTVVRSTRVVFWVFVLLIAFGAWAYFFEIDEVSTGSGKVIPTSREQIIQSLEGGIVTELNVTEGDIVKSGQTLAKLDPTKTESNFDESASKYRASLASVARLQAEVNSKSLEFPAELQDHPELIQAETDLFNTRRKGLEETQAGLRSSLALVRSELQITENLAKVGAASSVEVLRLKRQKAELQMKLTQTRSDYMVRAGEELAKANADVETLSSIMRGRSDSVTRLTLRSPVRGIVKDIEVTTIGGIIPPNGRLMQIVPLDEQLLIEARISPRDIAFIHPDQVAKVKITAYDYAIYGGMDGKVVTISPDTIQDEVKPEVFYYRVFIRTDADTLKNKAGKSFSIVPGMIASVDIKTGQKTILDYLIKPMNRAREALRER from the coding sequence TTGGCCACCGAAGACGAGAGTGTCGGCCACTACAACGACGGGATTGACGACAATACGGTGGTGCGTTCGACACGGGTGGTCTTCTGGGTATTTGTCCTGCTGATCGCTTTTGGCGCCTGGGCGTACTTCTTTGAGATCGATGAAGTCTCGACGGGCAGCGGCAAGGTCATCCCGACCTCCCGTGAACAGATTATTCAATCCCTCGAAGGCGGAATTGTGACCGAGCTGAACGTGACGGAGGGCGACATCGTCAAGAGCGGCCAGACGTTGGCAAAGCTCGACCCGACCAAGACCGAATCCAACTTCGATGAAAGTGCTTCCAAGTACCGGGCGTCGCTGGCCAGTGTTGCGCGCTTGCAAGCGGAGGTGAACAGCAAATCGTTGGAGTTTCCCGCCGAGTTGCAAGACCATCCCGAGTTGATCCAGGCCGAAACCGACTTGTTCAACACCCGGCGCAAAGGTCTGGAGGAGACCCAGGCGGGATTGCGTTCGTCCCTGGCCCTGGTGCGCAGCGAGTTGCAGATCACCGAGAACCTGGCCAAGGTCGGTGCCGCCAGCAGTGTTGAAGTACTGCGTCTCAAACGCCAGAAGGCAGAGCTGCAGATGAAGCTGACCCAGACTCGCTCCGATTACATGGTGCGGGCTGGCGAGGAGCTGGCCAAGGCCAATGCCGACGTCGAGACGCTGTCATCGATCATGCGCGGGCGCTCGGACTCGGTGACGCGCCTGACGCTGCGCTCGCCGGTACGCGGGATTGTCAAAGACATCGAAGTCACCACCATCGGCGGGATCATTCCGCCGAATGGGCGCTTGATGCAGATCGTGCCTCTGGACGAGCAACTGCTGATCGAGGCGCGTATTTCACCGAGGGACATTGCCTTCATTCATCCGGATCAGGTGGCCAAGGTCAAGATCACCGCCTACGACTACGCGATCTATGGCGGCATGGATGGCAAGGTGGTGACGATTTCTCCCGACACTATCCAGGATGAGGTCAAGCCCGAAGTCTTCTACTACCGCGTGTTTATCCGTACCGACGCCGATACCTTGAAAAACAAGGCCGGCAAGTCATTTTCCATTGTTCCGGGGATGATTGCGTCCGTAGACATCAAGACCGGCCAGAAAACCATCCTCGATTATCTGATCAAGCCCATGAACCGCGCGCGTGAGGCGTTGCGCGAGCGCTAG
- a CDS encoding UDP-N-acetylmuramoyl-tripeptide--D-alanyl-D-alanine ligase, protein MPVKQQVLACYTLLSNDTDERVVSLHTAHACILFFSISHSTKRAHVFHVAASNFESAWQTAVNELQQWIKQRGNSPERTWIRVERVINVTPMSWAKLNERLKQHKRNYFRRGIALDSSFQIALTEQELNANAILYGGSDIAHATFNAGNFSVYAKRRFSGATARQLLDTLKPDTTVYLFDTAGVFCAEDAMAHTLNSQGAEVGWRTLDTLKPDNVKAVVGTAATYLAMQVQDSGQFVYGYFPCFDRPIKNYNTLRHASSTYSMIEAWALSGDEALMAAIRRSLDYLTQTLIRPSLLPDGSVAAFLVDTGNEIKLGGNAVCLLALVKYSEVSGTRHYLPLLEALANGMASMQDPDSGAFVHVLHAQDLSVKEAFRIIYYDGEAAFGLMRLYGLTRNERWLNIVEKAFDYFIGKEHWREHDHWLSYCVNELTRYRPHEKYFRFGLNNVSGYLGFVEQRITTFPTLLELMMAAQQMLERIAQQPAVQHLLEEIDLHAFYRALHHRARYLLNGYFWPEMAMFFANPARIAGAFFIRHHAFRVRIDDVEHYLSGLIAYHRYLLDGAPQVNLAPSAEAKPDWIWDAPTLARATQGTWARQPPPGWRAAGLAPSMQFFKPQRILSRHPTKVGPTEAQSALRWAQASPERRPSAFLCVDPTPYLDSGLPVLQVADTSEATLQLGRYARQHFKGLVFGVTGSSGKTTVVSMLTHALKHWGEVGQTEANANLPPGIAWNLACMPAAAKFWVLEMAVGRMPINSELVRPQFAIVTGLAPAHLEYHGTLENLARKKSAIFRSMAPGGHAILNRDMPYYELFAQAAKTAHLKVVSYGEHADADLRLLDWHNEASQVYVKAQRGSQTLDFTLRARGRHMVLNALAVLATLFAADLPAGEALKVLTGFEPVEGRGNVMQIQCAGGHFQLINDAYNANPGSMAAALQSMADLPVTSRHRVLILGDMLELGPDAQRYHLELLTPLRLAAPRRVLLCGPLMHGLYQALRDDLSVQWFENAKALKQALMQNPAQWFHPGDWVLVKSSGGTGLSQVCEWLRATEQGVPAK, encoded by the coding sequence ATGCCCGTGAAACAGCAAGTGCTCGCCTGTTATACTCTGCTGAGTAACGACACCGATGAGCGAGTTGTCTCATTGCATACAGCGCACGCCTGCATCTTATTTTTCTCAATCAGTCACAGCACAAAACGTGCACATGTATTTCATGTCGCTGCCAGTAACTTCGAAAGCGCTTGGCAAACAGCAGTCAATGAACTCCAACAGTGGATAAAGCAACGGGGCAATAGCCCCGAACGAACATGGATTCGTGTCGAACGCGTGATCAACGTAACCCCAATGAGTTGGGCAAAACTCAATGAACGCCTCAAGCAGCACAAGCGTAATTACTTCAGGCGCGGCATCGCGCTCGACAGTAGTTTTCAAATAGCGCTTACCGAGCAGGAGCTGAATGCCAACGCGATCCTCTATGGCGGCAGCGACATTGCCCATGCAACCTTCAATGCCGGAAATTTTTCTGTCTACGCCAAACGTCGTTTTTCAGGGGCGACGGCACGCCAACTACTCGACACATTGAAGCCCGACACCACGGTTTATCTATTCGACACTGCGGGTGTGTTTTGCGCTGAGGACGCGATGGCTCACACGCTCAATAGCCAAGGCGCGGAAGTTGGCTGGCGTACTCTGGACACCTTGAAACCTGACAATGTCAAAGCGGTAGTCGGCACTGCAGCCACCTATCTGGCGATGCAGGTGCAAGACAGTGGTCAATTTGTCTACGGTTACTTTCCCTGCTTCGACCGCCCCATCAAGAATTACAACACCCTGCGTCACGCCAGCAGCACCTACTCGATGATCGAGGCATGGGCGCTGAGTGGTGATGAAGCACTGATGGCTGCTATTCGACGATCGCTGGACTACCTGACCCAGACACTGATCAGACCCAGCCTGTTACCTGATGGCAGTGTCGCAGCCTTCCTCGTGGACACTGGCAACGAGATTAAACTGGGTGGTAACGCGGTATGCCTGCTGGCCTTGGTCAAATACAGCGAAGTGAGCGGTACCCGCCACTATCTGCCGCTGCTGGAAGCCCTCGCCAACGGCATGGCATCGATGCAGGACCCGGACTCTGGCGCCTTCGTGCACGTATTGCATGCCCAGGACTTAAGCGTCAAAGAGGCGTTTCGCATTATTTACTACGACGGTGAAGCCGCGTTCGGGCTGATGCGCCTTTATGGGCTGACCCGCAACGAGCGCTGGCTTAATATCGTGGAAAAAGCCTTCGATTATTTCATCGGCAAAGAGCACTGGCGCGAGCATGATCACTGGCTCAGCTACTGTGTGAATGAGTTGACACGTTATCGCCCGCATGAAAAGTATTTTCGTTTCGGCCTGAATAACGTCTCCGGGTACCTGGGCTTCGTCGAGCAACGCATTACCACCTTCCCGACCTTGCTCGAGTTGATGATGGCCGCCCAACAAATGCTCGAACGAATCGCGCAGCAACCTGCTGTCCAGCACCTGCTCGAGGAGATTGACCTGCACGCGTTCTATCGGGCCTTGCACCATCGTGCCCGTTACCTGCTCAACGGTTATTTCTGGCCGGAAATGGCGATGTTCTTTGCAAACCCGGCACGTATCGCAGGCGCCTTCTTCATTCGGCATCACGCGTTCAGGGTGCGTATCGACGATGTCGAGCATTACCTTTCCGGACTGATTGCCTATCACCGGTATCTGCTCGATGGCGCCCCCCAAGTCAACCTGGCTCCGTCAGCTGAAGCCAAGCCCGACTGGATCTGGGATGCGCCGACCCTGGCCCGCGCAACGCAAGGTACATGGGCCCGGCAGCCGCCACCGGGCTGGCGAGCAGCGGGTCTGGCCCCCTCCATGCAGTTCTTCAAACCGCAACGCATACTCAGCCGCCACCCCACCAAGGTGGGTCCGACCGAAGCGCAATCGGCACTGCGCTGGGCGCAAGCCAGCCCTGAACGGCGCCCCTCGGCGTTTCTGTGCGTGGACCCGACACCCTACCTGGACAGCGGCTTGCCGGTGCTGCAAGTCGCCGACACCAGTGAAGCGACGTTGCAACTGGGCAGGTATGCCCGACAGCATTTCAAGGGGCTGGTGTTCGGCGTGACTGGCAGCTCTGGCAAAACCACGGTGGTATCAATGCTGACCCATGCCTTGAAACACTGGGGCGAGGTCGGACAAACCGAAGCCAATGCCAACCTGCCTCCCGGCATTGCCTGGAACTTGGCGTGCATGCCTGCGGCGGCAAAGTTCTGGGTCCTGGAAATGGCCGTCGGACGAATGCCTATCAACTCGGAGCTGGTTCGCCCGCAGTTCGCCATCGTCACCGGCCTGGCCCCCGCGCACCTGGAGTATCACGGCACACTGGAAAACCTGGCGCGCAAGAAAAGCGCGATCTTCCGCTCCATGGCGCCCGGTGGTCACGCCATCCTCAACCGTGACATGCCTTATTACGAGCTGTTCGCCCAAGCGGCAAAAACTGCACACCTTAAAGTCGTCAGTTATGGCGAACACGCCGACGCGGATCTGCGGCTGCTGGATTGGCACAATGAGGCGAGCCAGGTTTACGTCAAGGCCCAACGAGGCTCACAGACACTCGACTTCACCTTGCGCGCACGGGGTCGGCATATGGTGCTCAACGCACTGGCGGTACTGGCTACCCTGTTTGCCGCCGATCTGCCCGCCGGCGAGGCGCTCAAGGTCCTGACCGGCTTCGAACCCGTTGAGGGGCGAGGCAATGTGATGCAGATCCAATGTGCGGGAGGGCATTTCCAGCTCATTAACGATGCTTACAATGCTAACCCCGGGTCCATGGCCGCAGCGTTGCAATCCATGGCGGACCTTCCCGTTACCTCACGCCACCGGGTGTTGATCCTGGGAGACATGCTGGAACTCGGACCCGATGCCCAGCGCTACCACTTGGAACTGCTGACCCCGCTGCGCCTGGCAGCGCCCCGGCGAGTGTTGCTGTGCGGCCCGTTGATGCACGGGCTTTACCAGGCGTTGCGCGACGATCTGTCGGTGCAGTGGTTCGAGAATGCCAAGGCGCTGAAGCAAGCCTTGATGCAGAACCCGGCGCAATGGTTTCATCCGGGGGATTGGGTGTTGGTGAAAAGCTCGGGAGGGACCGGGTTGTCACAGGTGTGCGAATGGTTGAGGGCGACCGAACAGGGCGTCCCGGCCAAGTAG